Proteins co-encoded in one Arthrobacter alpinus genomic window:
- a CDS encoding ABC transporter ATP-binding protein, with translation MKLELRGITKSFGSLVANDHIDLVVESGQIHSLLGENGAGKSTLMNVLYGLYSPSSGQILVDDVPVTFSGPADAMAAGIGMVHQHFMLVPVFTVAENVALGAESTSFGGVLNLSETRRKIREISTQFGFDVDPDALVEDLPVGIQQRVEIIKALVRNSKILILDEPTAVLTPQETDELMDIMGQLKAGGTSIVFISHKLREVKAISDTITVIRRGKVVGSASPDASTTELAELMVGRAVNLTLNKADATPGAETFKINNLTVMNDAGQRLLDDVTLSVSQGEILAIAGVQGNGQTELTEAVLGLHKHVLGSITLDGKELVGKSVRQVLDSGVGFVPEDRQDDGLVGELSIAENLILDLYKSAPYSRAATLNRAAIAKNAVNKVAEFDVRAQSSQDAADTLSGGNQQKVVLARELSRPLKLFIASQPTRGVDVGSIEFLHKRIVAERDAGTPVVIVSTELDEVLELADRIAVLFAGRLMGIVPGKSSRALLGLMMAGLPMAEAQEQMKPQSEPGSTEEGAQP, from the coding sequence TTGAAATTAGAATTACGGGGCATTACCAAGAGCTTTGGTTCCCTGGTGGCGAACGACCACATCGACCTGGTGGTGGAATCAGGACAGATTCACAGTTTGCTGGGCGAAAATGGGGCGGGAAAATCCACGCTCATGAACGTGCTGTACGGGCTGTATTCACCCAGCTCGGGACAGATCTTAGTTGATGACGTTCCCGTGACCTTCTCCGGCCCGGCAGATGCCATGGCCGCTGGCATTGGTATGGTGCACCAGCACTTCATGCTGGTCCCGGTATTTACCGTGGCCGAAAACGTCGCTTTGGGGGCCGAGTCAACATCGTTTGGCGGCGTCCTGAATTTGTCTGAAACTCGGCGAAAGATCCGCGAGATTTCAACACAGTTCGGTTTTGACGTGGACCCGGATGCGCTCGTTGAGGACCTGCCCGTTGGTATCCAGCAGCGGGTGGAAATCATCAAGGCGCTGGTGCGTAACTCCAAGATTCTGATTCTTGACGAGCCCACCGCCGTCCTCACACCGCAGGAAACCGACGAGCTCATGGACATCATGGGACAGCTCAAAGCCGGCGGTACCTCCATCGTGTTCATCTCCCATAAACTGCGCGAGGTGAAGGCGATTTCCGACACCATCACCGTCATTCGCCGCGGCAAAGTGGTGGGTTCGGCAAGCCCTGACGCCTCCACCACGGAGCTGGCCGAGCTCATGGTGGGCCGCGCCGTCAACCTGACCTTGAACAAGGCCGACGCCACACCCGGTGCGGAAACGTTCAAGATCAACAATCTGACTGTCATGAACGACGCCGGGCAGAGACTTCTCGATGACGTCACCTTGAGCGTGTCCCAGGGTGAGATCCTCGCCATTGCCGGGGTACAGGGCAACGGCCAGACCGAACTCACCGAAGCGGTGCTGGGTCTGCACAAGCATGTGCTGGGTTCCATTACCTTGGACGGGAAGGAACTGGTGGGCAAGAGCGTCCGTCAGGTCTTGGACTCCGGGGTTGGTTTTGTTCCCGAGGACAGGCAGGACGACGGCCTGGTGGGCGAGCTTTCCATCGCCGAGAACCTCATCCTTGATCTGTATAAGAGCGCTCCGTACTCGCGGGCGGCCACATTGAACCGTGCCGCCATTGCTAAAAATGCTGTTAATAAGGTGGCGGAGTTTGACGTCCGCGCCCAGTCATCACAGGATGCTGCGGATACCCTTTCCGGCGGTAACCAGCAAAAGGTAGTTCTGGCCAGGGAACTGTCCCGGCCGTTGAAGCTGTTCATTGCCTCCCAACCCACCCGTGGCGTGGATGTAGGCTCCATCGAATTCCTCCATAAACGCATCGTGGCAGAACGTGACGCTGGCACACCGGTCGTCATCGTCTCCACCGAACTGGACGAAGTCCTTGAGCTGGCTGACCGGATTGCGGTGTTGTTTGCCGGCCGGCTCATGGGGATCGTGCCAGGAAAATCCAGCCGCGCACTGCTTGGCCTCATGATGGCCGGGCTGCCCATGGCAGAAGCACAGGAACAAATGAAACCCCAAAGTGAACCCGGCTCTACCGAGGAAGGAGCGCAGCCATGA
- a CDS encoding BMP family lipoprotein, which produces MLLSTAKTFKRGALVGTITLSATALLLTGCGQAPPAAGESSSQNPAAANFLGCIVSDSGGFDDQSFNQSSYEGMQSAVKDLGIKMKEAQSTTTADFAPNLATMASAGCNLTVTVGFLLAEATGTAAKANPELHYAIIDDNSIKADNVKPIVYDTAQAAFMAGYVAASVSKTGKVGTFGGINIPTVTIFMDGFAQGVDYYNTKQGKDVKVLGWNVKSQQGSFANTFEIIQEGTKTTNNLIAEGADVIMPVAGPLGKGAGDAILAANKTGKDVKLVWVDSDGFLTAPTYKDVLLTSVIKTMGEAVETVVKEDLDGKFDATPYIGTLENGGVALAPFHDQDKSVSADTKTQLEEIKKSIIDGSIKVESAASPK; this is translated from the coding sequence ATGCTTCTTAGCACCGCTAAGACCTTTAAGCGCGGAGCCCTTGTGGGCACCATTACCCTGAGCGCTACCGCGCTCCTGCTCACAGGCTGCGGCCAGGCACCGCCCGCCGCAGGCGAATCTAGCTCGCAAAACCCGGCGGCAGCCAACTTCCTTGGCTGCATCGTTTCGGACTCCGGCGGATTCGACGATCAGTCATTCAACCAGTCCTCCTACGAGGGCATGCAGAGCGCCGTCAAGGATCTTGGCATCAAGATGAAGGAAGCACAGTCCACCACCACCGCAGACTTTGCTCCGAACCTGGCCACCATGGCAAGTGCCGGTTGCAACCTTACGGTGACTGTCGGCTTCTTGCTGGCTGAGGCCACAGGAACGGCCGCCAAGGCCAACCCCGAGCTGCACTACGCCATCATTGATGACAACAGCATCAAGGCCGACAACGTCAAGCCCATTGTCTATGACACGGCTCAGGCTGCCTTCATGGCCGGCTATGTTGCGGCATCGGTGTCCAAGACCGGCAAGGTGGGCACATTCGGCGGCATCAACATCCCCACCGTCACCATCTTCATGGATGGCTTCGCTCAGGGCGTTGACTACTACAACACCAAGCAGGGCAAGGACGTGAAGGTTCTTGGCTGGAACGTCAAGAGCCAGCAGGGTTCCTTCGCTAATACCTTTGAGATCATCCAGGAAGGTACCAAGACCACCAACAACCTGATTGCAGAAGGCGCCGACGTCATCATGCCGGTTGCCGGGCCGCTGGGCAAGGGTGCAGGAGATGCCATCCTGGCCGCCAACAAGACCGGCAAGGATGTCAAGCTCGTCTGGGTTGACTCCGATGGCTTCCTGACCGCCCCCACCTACAAGGATGTTCTGCTCACCTCGGTGATCAAGACCATGGGTGAGGCTGTGGAAACAGTGGTCAAGGAAGACCTGGACGGAAAGTTTGACGCCACTCCGTACATTGGAACCCTGGAAAATGGTGGCGTAGCCTTGGCTCCGTTCCATGACCAGGACAAGTCCGTCTCGGCTGACACCAAGACACAGCTTGAAGAGATTAAGAAGAGCATCATCGACGGGTCCATCAAGGTCGAATCCGCGGCCAGCCCGAAGTAG
- a CDS encoding amidohydrolase, whose product MRNYSLETEATELVGPWLEPLLADVVEFRRDLHAHPELSFQEFRTSEKIYERLVAAGLSPRRLQSTGVIVDVGEGPIATALRGDIDALPIIEETGLPFASRNHGVTHGCGHDFHTATMLGIALVLAKMHESKPLGGRVRIIFQPAEETLPGGALACIDQGALDGVPRIMALHCDPRIDVGKIGTRIGPITSASDTIKIELTGRGGHTSRPHLTEDLVFALAQIAINVPAVLSRRVDVRSGVSVVWGQISAGAAPNAIPGHGVMSGTMRCLDREAWHAAGELLDAVVQQVAAPFGVDVFLEHTRGVPPVVNSEHETAVIEAAARAELGDDSVVLAPQSMGGEDFAWFLQGIPGSLMRLGTHVPGGEEYDLHRGDYIVDERALSVGIRVLCAAALRTLRDPAGE is encoded by the coding sequence GTGCGCAATTACTCGCTGGAAACAGAAGCAACTGAGTTGGTAGGCCCCTGGCTGGAGCCTTTGCTGGCTGACGTGGTGGAATTCCGTCGGGACCTCCACGCCCATCCCGAGTTGTCGTTCCAGGAGTTCCGTACCTCTGAAAAGATCTACGAACGCCTCGTGGCAGCCGGCCTATCTCCCCGCCGCCTGCAAAGCACCGGGGTGATTGTGGATGTTGGCGAAGGCCCCATTGCAACGGCATTGCGCGGTGACATTGACGCACTCCCCATCATTGAAGAAACCGGGCTGCCTTTTGCCTCCCGCAATCATGGTGTGACGCATGGCTGCGGCCATGATTTCCACACCGCTACCATGCTCGGCATTGCCTTGGTCTTGGCGAAAATGCATGAGAGCAAGCCCTTGGGCGGCCGCGTGCGGATCATTTTCCAGCCCGCTGAGGAAACGCTGCCAGGGGGCGCACTGGCGTGCATCGATCAAGGGGCACTGGACGGTGTGCCGCGCATTATGGCCCTGCACTGTGACCCACGCATTGACGTTGGCAAGATTGGTACCCGCATCGGACCCATCACCAGCGCTTCAGACACCATCAAAATTGAGCTCACAGGACGGGGTGGGCACACCTCGCGCCCCCATCTGACCGAAGACTTGGTTTTTGCCTTGGCGCAGATCGCCATCAACGTTCCCGCCGTCCTCTCCCGCCGTGTCGATGTCCGCAGCGGTGTTTCAGTGGTCTGGGGCCAGATCAGTGCCGGAGCAGCACCCAACGCCATCCCAGGGCACGGTGTCATGAGCGGCACCATGCGCTGCTTGGATCGTGAGGCGTGGCATGCGGCCGGTGAACTGCTCGACGCCGTGGTGCAGCAAGTTGCCGCGCCGTTTGGCGTTGACGTCTTCCTCGAGCACACCCGCGGAGTTCCTCCCGTGGTCAACTCCGAACACGAGACCGCGGTGATCGAGGCGGCAGCCCGCGCCGAACTGGGGGACGATTCGGTGGTGCTGGCTCCGCAGTCCATGGGCGGGGAGGATTTTGCCTGGTTCCTGCAGGGTATCCCTGGATCCCTCATGCGGTTGGGTACACACGTCCCCGGAGGAGAAGAATACGATCTCCACCGCGGTGACTACATCGTTGATGAACGTGCCCTCTCCGTGGGCATTCGCGTGCTATGTGCCGCAGCTCTACGGACGCTTCGCGACCCCGCCGGAGAGTAG
- a CDS encoding mannose-1-phosphate guanylyltransferase, with amino-acid sequence MNTQNLVESQQPAPDPMDRFYAVIPAGGVGTRLWPLSRAAAPKFLHDLTGSGSTLIRATYDRLEPLSGEKVLLVTGEAHREAVCRQLPEIADRNLVLETEPKDSGAAIGLAAAILFMRDPATIMGSFAADQVISPVEEFQDAVREAVYTAATGKIVTIGIKPTHPSTGFGYIRTGEPLDVAGAPSAHTVVKFVEKPSEEIAEQYLASGEYNWNAGMFVAPVELMLRHLKANEPVLYEGLMEIAAAWDTPDRIAVKNRIWPTLPKIAIDYAVAEPAADAGDVAVIPATFSWDDVGDFAAIARLSSAKEDKNVKVIGEGGRVFTEDSTGIVVTDTKRVIALIGIQDVVVVDTPDALLITTRAHSQMVKMAVDGLKARGDTDVL; translated from the coding sequence ATGAATACGCAAAATTTGGTTGAGTCCCAGCAGCCCGCTCCAGACCCCATGGACAGGTTTTACGCAGTAATTCCCGCCGGTGGTGTTGGCACGCGGCTGTGGCCGCTATCCCGCGCGGCCGCCCCTAAGTTCCTCCATGATCTGACCGGCAGCGGCAGTACCTTGATCCGGGCCACCTACGATCGCTTGGAGCCGCTCAGTGGCGAAAAAGTTCTCTTGGTGACAGGGGAAGCTCACCGCGAAGCCGTCTGCCGCCAGCTGCCTGAAATTGCGGATAGGAATCTGGTCCTGGAAACGGAGCCCAAGGATTCCGGTGCAGCCATTGGCTTGGCTGCTGCCATCCTCTTCATGCGTGACCCCGCGACCATCATGGGCTCCTTCGCCGCCGATCAGGTCATTAGCCCGGTGGAAGAATTCCAGGACGCCGTGCGTGAGGCCGTTTATACGGCTGCCACAGGAAAGATTGTGACTATCGGCATTAAGCCGACCCACCCTTCCACCGGGTTCGGTTACATCCGCACGGGTGAACCGCTGGATGTTGCCGGCGCGCCCAGTGCCCATACGGTAGTTAAATTCGTCGAGAAGCCCAGCGAGGAAATCGCCGAGCAGTACCTTGCCAGCGGTGAATACAACTGGAACGCCGGAATGTTTGTAGCCCCGGTTGAATTGATGTTGCGTCACCTCAAGGCCAATGAGCCGGTCTTATATGAAGGCCTCATGGAAATTGCCGCAGCCTGGGACACCCCGGACCGGATCGCCGTGAAAAACCGCATCTGGCCCACGCTGCCCAAGATTGCTATTGACTACGCCGTGGCCGAGCCCGCAGCCGACGCCGGAGATGTGGCTGTCATTCCTGCGACGTTCAGCTGGGACGACGTGGGCGACTTCGCCGCGATCGCCCGCCTGAGCAGCGCCAAGGAAGACAAAAACGTCAAGGTCATTGGCGAGGGCGGCCGTGTCTTCACCGAGGACAGCACCGGGATTGTCGTCACCGATACCAAACGCGTCATCGCCCTGATCGGCATCCAGGACGTTGTAGTGGTAGATACTCCTGACGCGCTGCTGATCACCACCCGCGCGCACTCCCAGATGGTCAAGATGGCTGTTGACGGTCTCAAGGCACGCGGCGACACCGACGTTCTCTGA
- the sdhC gene encoding succinate dehydrogenase, cytochrome b556 subunit, whose translation MPTKPAGTLYRGREGMWSWVGHRITGVVIFIFLLVHVLDTSLVRVSPEAYTAVIGAYKNPIMGLGEAGLVAAIVFHAFNGLRIIAIDFWKKGPKYQRQLLWGVLALWAVTMIPFLIRHLTIVFSNFFGGH comes from the coding sequence GTGCCGACAAAACCAGCTGGCACTCTGTATCGCGGCCGAGAAGGCATGTGGTCATGGGTGGGACACCGTATTACCGGTGTAGTGATTTTTATTTTCTTGCTGGTGCACGTTCTGGACACCTCGTTGGTTCGAGTGTCTCCAGAGGCGTACACAGCAGTCATTGGGGCGTATAAGAACCCCATCATGGGCCTTGGCGAAGCAGGCCTAGTCGCCGCAATTGTGTTCCACGCCTTCAACGGCCTGCGCATCATTGCCATCGACTTCTGGAAGAAGGGCCCCAAGTACCAGCGTCAGCTACTCTGGGGCGTTCTTGCACTGTGGGCTGTGACCATGATTCCATTCCTCATTCGTCACCTCACCATTGTCTTCTCTAATTTCTTCGGGGGGCACTAA
- a CDS encoding succinate dehydrogenase hydrophobic membrane anchor subunit, with the protein MSTDSIAAPRSNSAQSPKYKRNKGSNSSFEMVAWLFMRLSGVILVVLIFGHLFVNLMVGDGIHAVDFGFVAGKWASPFWQVWDLAMLWLAILHGTNGVRTIINDYAERNGTRMTLKVVLYVASAVIIILGTLVIFTFDPCPPGAVIDLPSFCPVP; encoded by the coding sequence ATGAGCACCGACTCCATCGCAGCACCGCGCAGCAACAGCGCACAGTCGCCGAAGTACAAGCGCAACAAGGGCTCCAACTCAAGCTTTGAGATGGTCGCCTGGTTGTTCATGCGCCTGTCCGGTGTGATTCTGGTTGTCCTGATCTTCGGCCACCTCTTCGTGAACCTCATGGTTGGCGATGGCATCCACGCCGTTGACTTCGGCTTTGTTGCCGGCAAGTGGGCGTCACCTTTCTGGCAAGTATGGGATCTGGCCATGCTGTGGCTAGCTATCCTGCACGGCACCAACGGTGTCCGCACCATCATCAACGACTACGCAGAGCGTAACGGCACCCGCATGACCCTCAAGGTGGTCCTCTACGTTGCTTCCGCTGTCATCATCATTCTGGGCACCCTGGTCATCTTCACCTTTGACCCCTGCCCTCCCGGTGCAGTCATTGACCTTCCGTCCTTCTGCCCCGTTCCTTAA
- the sdhA gene encoding succinate dehydrogenase flavoprotein subunit: MQVHKYDVVIVGAGGAGMRAAIESGQRARTAVLTKLYPTRSHTGAAQGGMCAALANVEEDNWEWHTFDTVKGGDYLVDQDAAEVMAKEAIDAVIDLEKMGLPFNRTPEGRIDQRRFGGHTRDHGKAPVRRACYAADRTGHMILQTLYQNCVKHNVEFYNEYYVLDLLTVEEEATRADGTIYLQKKIAGVVSYDLATGELHVFQAKSVILATGGAGKVFKTTSNAHTLTGDGMGIAFRKGIPLEDMEFFQFHPTGLAGLGILLSEAARGEGAILRNSEGERFMERYAPTIKDLAPRDIVARSMANEVREGRGCGPNKDYVLLDLTHLEPAHIDAKLPDITEFARTYLGVEPYTEPVPVFPTAHYAMGGVPTNITTEVLQDNDTIIPGLYAAGEVACVSVHGSNRLGTNSLLDINVFGKRAGVAAAEYAKTADWVELPENPEADTIALLDHVRTSDGGEKVALIRKDLQDTMDANMQVFRTAESIDKVLADIATFEERYSRITVQDKGKRFNLDLLEAVELGFLLELAKVMTVAALHRQESRGGHYREDFPDRDDENFMKHSMAYLDANVTVESSEESIAGIRLDTKPVVVTRYQPMVRKY, translated from the coding sequence ATGCAGGTCCACAAATACGACGTCGTAATCGTCGGGGCCGGTGGCGCAGGAATGCGTGCCGCCATTGAATCCGGACAGCGTGCCCGTACCGCTGTTCTGACCAAGCTCTACCCCACCCGCTCCCACACCGGTGCAGCACAGGGCGGCATGTGCGCAGCACTTGCCAACGTGGAAGAAGACAACTGGGAATGGCATACCTTTGACACCGTCAAGGGTGGCGATTACCTGGTTGACCAGGACGCTGCGGAAGTTATGGCTAAGGAAGCCATCGACGCCGTTATTGATCTGGAAAAGATGGGTCTGCCCTTCAACCGCACACCCGAGGGCCGTATTGACCAGCGTCGATTCGGTGGCCACACCCGCGATCACGGTAAGGCCCCGGTTCGCCGTGCCTGCTACGCCGCGGACCGCACCGGCCACATGATTCTGCAGACCCTGTACCAAAACTGCGTCAAGCACAACGTTGAGTTCTACAACGAGTACTACGTTTTGGACCTGCTCACGGTTGAAGAAGAAGCCACCCGCGCGGACGGCACCATCTACTTGCAGAAAAAGATTGCCGGCGTCGTTTCTTACGATCTGGCTACCGGTGAACTGCACGTCTTCCAGGCCAAGAGCGTTATTTTGGCTACCGGCGGTGCAGGTAAGGTCTTCAAGACCACCTCCAACGCTCACACCCTGACCGGCGACGGCATGGGTATTGCCTTCCGCAAGGGCATCCCCCTGGAAGACATGGAGTTCTTCCAGTTCCATCCGACCGGTCTTGCCGGTTTGGGCATTCTGCTCTCCGAGGCCGCGCGTGGCGAAGGTGCCATCCTGCGTAACTCTGAAGGTGAGCGCTTCATGGAGCGTTACGCCCCCACCATCAAGGATCTGGCTCCTCGTGACATCGTGGCCCGTTCCATGGCTAACGAGGTTCGTGAAGGCCGCGGTTGTGGCCCGAACAAGGACTACGTTCTCCTTGACTTGACCCACCTGGAGCCGGCGCATATTGACGCCAAGCTCCCGGATATCACCGAGTTCGCCCGCACCTACCTGGGTGTGGAGCCGTACACGGAACCCGTCCCGGTATTCCCCACGGCGCACTACGCCATGGGCGGTGTTCCCACGAACATCACCACCGAGGTCCTCCAGGACAACGACACCATCATCCCCGGCCTATACGCCGCCGGTGAGGTTGCCTGCGTATCCGTCCACGGGTCAAACCGTTTGGGCACCAACTCGCTGTTGGACATCAACGTGTTCGGTAAGCGCGCCGGTGTGGCCGCTGCTGAGTACGCCAAGACCGCTGATTGGGTGGAGCTGCCGGAGAACCCGGAAGCCGACACGATTGCGTTGTTGGATCACGTCCGCACCTCCGACGGCGGCGAAAAGGTCGCGCTGATCCGCAAGGACCTGCAGGACACCATGGATGCCAACATGCAGGTGTTCCGTACGGCCGAGTCGATCGACAAGGTACTTGCCGACATCGCTACTTTCGAGGAGCGCTACTCACGCATCACCGTTCAGGACAAGGGCAAGCGTTTCAACCTTGACCTCCTTGAGGCAGTGGAGCTTGGCTTCCTGCTCGAACTGGCCAAGGTCATGACGGTTGCGGCCCTGCACCGTCAGGAATCCCGCGGCGGTCACTACCGCGAAGATTTCCCGGACCGCGATGATGAGAATTTCATGAAGCACTCCATGGCTTACCTGGATGCGAACGTCACGGTTGAGAGCTCGGAAGAGTCCATTGCCGGCATTCGTCTGGATACCAAGCCTGTTGTTGTTACGCGTTACCAGCCGATGGTGAGGAAGTACTAA
- a CDS encoding succinate dehydrogenase iron-sulfur subunit — MSAIETAETAPEPLSKIELPAHLGGGGEIPTFDVTLRVRRYDPEVSEESTWEDFTMTMYGTDRVLDALHKVKWEQDGSLTFRRSCAHGVCGSDAMRINGRNRLACKTLLKDLDTSKPITVEPIKGLPVEKDLIVDMEPFFQSFREVMPFLVNRDHEPTKERLQSAEDRARFDDTTKCILCAACTSSCPVFWTDGQYFGPAAIVNAHRFIFDSRDDAGDMRLEILNDKEGVWRCRTTFNCTEACPRGIQVTQAIAEVKQAILARQI, encoded by the coding sequence ATGAGCGCCATAGAAACCGCCGAGACAGCTCCCGAACCGCTGTCAAAGATTGAACTTCCCGCACACCTCGGTGGCGGCGGAGAGATCCCCACGTTCGATGTCACCTTGCGTGTGCGTCGTTACGACCCCGAGGTCTCGGAAGAGTCCACGTGGGAAGACTTCACCATGACCATGTATGGCACCGACCGCGTGTTGGATGCTTTGCACAAGGTCAAGTGGGAGCAGGACGGCTCACTGACGTTCCGCCGCTCCTGCGCACACGGCGTCTGCGGATCCGATGCCATGCGCATCAACGGCCGTAACCGCCTCGCCTGCAAGACCCTGCTGAAGGACCTGGACACGTCCAAGCCCATCACCGTTGAGCCCATCAAGGGCCTGCCGGTGGAGAAGGATTTGATCGTGGACATGGAACCGTTCTTCCAGTCCTTCCGCGAGGTCATGCCGTTCCTGGTCAACCGCGACCACGAGCCCACCAAGGAGCGCCTGCAGTCCGCCGAGGACCGCGCACGCTTCGATGACACCACCAAGTGCATCCTGTGTGCCGCGTGCACCTCATCATGCCCCGTCTTCTGGACCGACGGCCAGTACTTCGGCCCGGCAGCCATTGTGAACGCACACCGCTTCATCTTTGACTCCCGTGACGACGCTGGCGACATGCGTCTGGAAATCCTCAACGACAAGGAAGGCGTGTGGCGTTGCCGCACCACCTTCAACTGCACCGAAGCATGCCCCCGCGGCATCCAGGTGACCCAGGCAATCGCCGAGGTCAAGCAAGCCATCTTGGCTCGCCAGATCTAA
- a CDS encoding YihY/virulence factor BrkB family protein, with translation MGEQPEHRPVPDVGHFPGFVAPGISAKRPLAAPEKPPPSPLDRTALAEWTESKHSDFAAARASEGPWRQLTTLFPWLNAWAAQRFPLRVWNLYTRRRGPLLAAGNAYLMFFSVGAMLVAGFAIFGMFAAGNQVLRDAVIDLVAESTPGLLDTGDGSGGLAKPEDLLGTGDFGLTLFISLAALLVTAMGWINGLREGIRSLLGLARDRTNPVLSKMRDGGTLLVLAVALVLTSVLGLLSTAAMGSLGELLGWGSFLTGATAQIGSIALMLILDIAVAMIMFSIASRVSMRRRVLVLAAIFSGVGATVLRLFSAMLLNGITSNDLLAPFAVILGLFVWFFLLSQVYLISAAIAAVLAADLRPRRKRR, from the coding sequence TTGGGGGAGCAACCAGAACATAGGCCCGTCCCCGACGTCGGCCATTTTCCGGGATTCGTAGCCCCTGGCATATCAGCCAAGCGCCCACTGGCAGCTCCCGAGAAGCCGCCACCCAGCCCACTGGACCGCACAGCCCTTGCGGAGTGGACCGAGTCCAAGCACTCCGATTTCGCCGCTGCGCGTGCTAGTGAGGGGCCGTGGCGCCAGCTCACTACACTGTTTCCGTGGCTCAACGCATGGGCCGCACAACGCTTCCCGCTGCGAGTGTGGAATCTGTACACACGCCGTCGTGGCCCTCTGCTGGCCGCCGGCAACGCCTACCTCATGTTCTTCTCCGTCGGCGCCATGCTGGTTGCCGGCTTCGCTATCTTTGGCATGTTCGCCGCCGGAAACCAGGTGTTGCGCGACGCCGTGATCGATCTCGTCGCCGAAAGTACGCCCGGCCTGCTCGACACCGGTGACGGCAGCGGCGGCCTGGCCAAACCCGAAGATCTGCTCGGCACCGGCGACTTCGGCCTGACCCTGTTCATCTCACTGGCAGCCCTGCTCGTCACCGCCATGGGCTGGATCAACGGCCTGCGCGAAGGCATCCGCTCCCTGCTGGGCCTCGCACGCGACCGGACCAACCCGGTCCTTTCCAAGATGCGCGACGGAGGCACCCTCCTGGTGCTGGCCGTGGCACTGGTGCTCACCAGCGTGCTCGGCCTGCTGAGCACCGCAGCCATGGGCAGCCTCGGCGAACTGCTGGGGTGGGGGAGTTTCCTCACGGGAGCCACGGCACAGATCGGCTCGATCGCGCTGATGCTGATCCTGGACATCGCCGTCGCCATGATCATGTTCAGCATCGCCTCGCGGGTGAGCATGCGGCGACGGGTCCTGGTGCTCGCGGCCATATTTTCCGGCGTCGGTGCCACCGTGCTGCGGCTCTTCAGCGCCATGCTGCTCAACGGCATCACGAGCAACGACCTGCTGGCACCCTTCGCTGTGATCCTGGGCTTGTTCGTCTGGTTCTTCCTGCTGAGCCAGGTGTACTTGATCTCTGCTGCCATCGCAGCGGTGCTGGCCGCGGATCTTCGCCCCCGCAGGAAACGGCGCTAG
- a CDS encoding 2'-5' RNA ligase family protein: protein MPSLVQSGAPTLPHAGSLGVIISLPASLAAELGQKRAQFAGPSAAVVPPHITLVSGRATDSWDAAVEHVREVAAESTPFKLSLRGTGTFQPVSPVVFLNVDHGAQECAALHAKLVQGPLEHQLAFDFHPHLTIAHYLDDEIMDQAKEEMAHFEASFEVASIGLFDYIEGNWALREELNLGGATRT from the coding sequence GTGCCGAGTCTTGTCCAGAGCGGGGCACCAACGCTCCCGCACGCCGGCAGTCTAGGCGTCATCATCTCACTGCCGGCGTCCCTCGCAGCCGAGCTCGGGCAGAAGCGGGCGCAATTCGCGGGGCCAAGTGCCGCCGTCGTGCCTCCCCACATCACCCTTGTCTCTGGAAGGGCCACGGATTCTTGGGATGCCGCCGTAGAACATGTGCGCGAGGTTGCCGCAGAGTCCACGCCGTTTAAGCTGTCGCTGCGGGGAACGGGGACTTTTCAGCCTGTCTCGCCAGTGGTGTTTCTCAATGTAGACCACGGTGCGCAGGAGTGTGCCGCGCTGCATGCCAAGTTGGTCCAAGGACCGCTGGAGCACCAGCTCGCGTTTGACTTCCACCCGCACCTGACCATTGCTCACTACCTCGACGATGAGATCATGGATCAGGCGAAGGAAGAAATGGCCCACTTTGAGGCCAGCTTTGAGGTGGCCAGCATTGGTCTCTTCGATTACATTGAGGGAAACTGGGCGCTGCGTGAGGAGCTGAATCTTGGGGGAGCAACCAGAACATAG